Within Thermoplasmataceae archaeon, the genomic segment AAATGCTTTAAGGTAGCTGGTAACATTCGCCAGATGAGTGGAAAAAACGGTCATTGAGCTCTGCATCCATGTGCTCACATTTGTCGCGTTAGCTGAGTTTCCCGTAATCTGCCCAAGTTCAATGGTTTCGTTCTCTATCTGCTGCACACTGTTAGGCGACATCAGAAGGAATGGAATGTGAAAGGTATTTGCAATCGTATTTTCCTGATTCGAAGCGAAATATCCATCCCCGGGGGCTATTACCAGCTGTGGTCTTGCATATGCTATGAGTTCATCATTTATAGCATAACCGGAATCGTAGGTCATTACGGTCACATTTAAGTTCGGTGGGTAATCAGAAAAGGCATCCACCCCAACAACCTTCCCAATGGAACCAATTCCATAGAGCGTGCTTGTTATGGAAGGAGCAAGTGATACAATTCTATTTATGGGGGCGCTGAAGCTGAATGTATTGCCTGTGTAATTGGCTGGCCTTATAAGGTAGCTGTTTGACAGGTTCAGGTCTATGGTCTGCCTTGTGCCGTTTGCCGATACAACAGATATGTACTGTATACCATCGGATTGCTGTTTACCATAGACAAAAGTGTATACTGCTATGCCGGATACGACTAACACGCCAGCAACAACTATTGTCATGATATATTTCTGCGTTGTGTTCATCTATTCACCTAAAGTTTGCTTACTAAAAGTGAAGTAATTTTTACATATAATAGTTTCGCATACATCTAAAATCGGAAAAGTATTTTATCACGACTAAGAATATGGTCAGGCTGAACTTGGCCGGGAAGTTAGGCGCTTCCTGTTACCCGAAGTCTATAGGCGGGGGCGACAGCCAGGGAAGATCAACCGGACTTCTGTCGGGCTCTATGGAACCGGGGAAGTTCTGTCCCTTTGGATCGAAGGACCTGTGGGGAAGACTCAAAGGAGACTGCCCTGCGTGCTTACCAGAATACTCCGCCAGGTCCGGAAGGGAGCAACGGTATTCTGGACTCTTGATGCTAAAGGGGTGCGGGACTGAGGCGATATAGGGGGCACCCGACAGGACATTCGGCCCGACTCTGGCGCGTTCAGCATTATCTTTCAACGAGGGAAAGATGTCGAAGATAATTCAGGATCCCATAAATGGTCCGGTAAAGGTTAGTGGGCTTTTTGAGGAGCTCATCGATTCCCCTGAATTTCAGAGACTGAGGTACGTGAAGCAACTGGGCCTTACAAACCTTGTTTTTCCAGGGGCAAATCATACCAGGTTTGAACATTCCCTCGGTACATATTACATAGCGGAACTAATGGCTGACTTCTTCAATGTCAGGGAGAAAGATCTGCTGCTTTCATCGGCATTGCTGCACGATATAGGCCACCCGGCAATGAGTCACAGCCTCGAGAATTTCTTCAGGGATAGGTATGGAAAAGATCATCAGGACGTAGGTGGACAGATTATCTCTGGGGCTGGGAATTACAGATCGAGTTCTATACCGAACATCCTGGAAAAGTATTCCGTTGATCCTCAACTGGTATCAGAGATCGTCCGTGTAGGGAGCAAGGAATTCCCATTGATATCAACACTCATCAGCGGAAGCATAGACGCAGACGAGCTGGACTACCTCAGGCGAGACGCATTCTCGACGGGTGTTGCCATAGGCCTAATAGATCATATGAGAATTTTAAACACAATAAGGGTCGAAAATCAGGATATCTACGTGGAGGAAAAAGGTATCCCTTCGGTCGAATCTCTATTGATCTCCAGAGTCTTAATGTATAATTCTGTATACTTCCATAAAACTTGCAGAATTGCCCAGAATATGATGGTCTCTGCAATGTCGGTTTCAGAGGATATGCCGGGTGATCCTTTCATGATGAATGACTGGGAACTGATCGCTTTCCTGAAAACTCAGAGAAATTCCAGAAAAGTGATGGCAGACATTTTGGACAGAAGACTCCTGAAACCAGTAATTCAGGTTAATTACACAAAGGAAATGACAGAAACCATAAGAGAAAGTTTGCGGGAATTCAATGACAGCGAGGTGTTTA encodes:
- a CDS encoding HD domain-containing protein produces the protein MSKIIQDPINGPVKVSGLFEELIDSPEFQRLRYVKQLGLTNLVFPGANHTRFEHSLGTYYIAELMADFFNVREKDLLLSSALLHDIGHPAMSHSLENFFRDRYGKDHQDVGGQIISGAGNYRSSSIPNILEKYSVDPQLVSEIVRVGSKEFPLISTLISGSIDADELDYLRRDAFSTGVAIGLIDHMRILNTIRVENQDIYVEEKGIPSVESLLISRVLMYNSVYFHKTCRIAQNMMVSAMSVSEDMPGDPFMMNDWELIAFLKTQRNSRKVMADILDRRLLKPVIQVNYTKEMTETIRESLREFNDSEVFIDIIPPLSFSGKGRSKSEVKAMRGGKVGQLELFSPLVRSLNETLESRSIVVSARKDVFHRVNDLLHSLV
- a CDS encoding ABC transporter substrate-binding protein — encoded protein: MNTTQKYIMTIVVAGVLVVSGIAVYTFVYGKQQSDGIQYISVVSANGTRQTIDLNLSNSYLIRPANYTGNTFSFSAPINRIVSLAPSITSTLYGIGSIGKVVGVDAFSDYPPNLNVTVMTYDSGYAINDELIAYARPQLVIAPGDGYFASNQENTIANTFHIPFLLMSPNSVQQIENETIELGQITGNSANATNVSTWMQSSMTVFSTHLANVTSYLKAFYYLSAPGVWTAGEGTFINQFFSIAHLVNIANGTGYYQESLENITVADPQVIFLDEYVNGSYISGEPFDSTSAVTNGKVFTLYNDDVFSEPDFRVIYAIGWMISQVYPQNFNVSNIPQFPVSLQYQPGSGI